TATGATTGATCGAAAATCGACCAGAAAAAGACTATCAGAAGAAATAGGCCCGAGAGGCGAATAATAACTGGCCACTCTGTGCGCCAGCGTTCAGCGGTCTCAGGAGACACAGGATCGGGCCCGTAATCATTAGTGCCAATCGTGCCGCGCTGAAAGCCAATATCGAAAATGTACCAGATGTTAACAAAAGGTATAAAAGCCAATAGAGCGTAGGCACCTGAGCGACCCCGATCATGGCAACGCTTGACGTTCAAAGCCAAGGCTGGCCAAAGCACTGCCGGAATGGCGATTATGTACCCAACAATAACCCCCTGATCGCGAGCCGCCATAAAGAAAATCAGGAAAACCATGGCAAATGCCAGAATCAAGACCAAAACAATATGCAACCAAAACTTGACGCGATTAATTCGCCCGCTAAAGGAAAAATATAATTTTGTGATAGATTGTCCGGGCGTATGGATAATTTCCTCTTTGGGATAATGCTTTTTGCCTATGTAGAATATCCCTAAAGAGACAATCATCAGAATGGTGGGGGCCATGAAGGCCGGGCCGTAGCCGTAATGATCCCGTATGAAGGGGAGAGAGAAAGTGGTAATGGCGGCGCCGATATTGATCGCCATATAATACCATGAAAAAGCCTGGGTCATCAGATGCGATTTCCCGGCTTTCTGGTACATCAAGCCCATCAGCGTGCTGATATTCGGCTTGATCGAGCCGGAACCGCCGGCCAGAAGCAAGAGGGCCGTGTACAGGCCAACCTCAGTCGTGAAAGTTCCCAGAATGATATGGCCCAAGATATAGGGGATAGCAAAATAAATAATGGTTTTGAATTTGCCGAGATAGTGGTCGGCAATATATCCGCCCACAATCGGAAGGATATAGCAGAAGGCGGTGAAGAGCGATACCACCGAGGCGCTGTCGGCATCGGCATACCCCAGTTTTTGAATCATGTATAAAAGCAGAAGCGTTTTCATTCCGTAGAAACTGGCGCGCTCGGCCAGTTCGCCCCAGAATATGAACCAGAATCCGCGTGGATGACGATTTTCTTCCGCTGTCATGTGATGAACCTCCAGTATTCTTACCGCCGAAGAAGACTGATAATCTCTTTTCGGCTTTCCTCGGCCGCCATTATCTTCAAATAATATCCCCCAATTTAGTAGATGCGCTTTTCTTTGACAACTGATTTGATAATGGCGGGCTAATTATTTGAGGGGAGGAAATTTGCTTTCCGGTCCGGTTGAAAACGGCATATCGGGACCGGTTCTATAACGCGGAAGGCTTGGAATTGTTGAAGCCCCTTCCGTAATTGGAGGCTATTCGATGTACGAAAGGGGCTTCCAGGTTAGGAAGACTAAGCGCGCTTCGGCGCCGGTCCGCCCTTGTAAAGAAAACTGATCAGGTATGTAATATCCTGAATATTGATAATCAGGTTACCGTTGGCATCTCCGCACTTCCCTTCCATAGTGACGACCGCATTAAGACTCCGCGGCTCATAGGAAAAATCTGAACTGGAGAAATCGGGCAGATGGTCGGGAAATCCGCCCAATTTTATCGATGAGGTACCCGGCAACGCCGATGATGGTATCGTAAAATAGAGTTTCACGATCGACCCCGACCGGCTGACAAATCGGAACCTGCTTATTTATCTGCTGGCCGGAGCCGGGTATCCGGATAGCGCCTATGCGCTGGTCGAACAGCTGGGCAGATGGTGCGCCGAACGTGAATATTCCGATAGATATTATTGGAGCGCCCTGGCAAGCATTGAATTGGTCAAAGGAGAATATTCCAGGGCCTCCGGATATTTCGATAGAGCCATAAGTCCTGACAAGGATTTCAAGACATCCTATCTTGCCGGTATTGCCTATGTAGCCGACCGTCAGTACACCAAAGCTATAACGGTTCTGGAGCGAATAACCAGAGAATGCCCGCTGACAAATTCCAATATCTTATGGGCGATCAAAGCTCATTACTATCTTGGCCTAGCCTATGAAGGAGTGGGGAGAAAGAGCGATGCGGCGGCCCAATACCAATATGTCGTCGATCTCTGGAAAGATGCCGATCCGCAAATCGATTGTCTGAAAGATGCCCGGAAGCGGCTTCTCGAGCTAAAGTCATATTAGGTCAGATATCCCCACTAATCTAATGAAGGATTGCGTCGGGGGAGCCAGGACATACCAATTACTACGAAGATTAGCTAAATCGCCTTTCCCCGATGGCCGCAAGCGCAGTGCTGTCCGACTCTCTTGCATTTTGCGGCGGATACTCTTATCTTAAAATTAGAAATGAAAACAGTTGTCATTAAATTTATGAGGAATTCAGATGGTTCGTATTATCATGATTTTGCTGCCTATTCTGCTTCTGGGAGTCGCCGTGGTTGCCCAGGATCTTAAACCGATCGAATTGCCCAAACCGGATACAACCGGCGGCAAACCCCTGATGCAGGTGCTTAAAAATCGCCACAGTTCCCGCGAATTCAGTGCCGATACTCTATCACTTCCGGTTCTTTCCAATCTGCTCTGGGCCGCCTGCGGCATAAATCGCCCTGAAGAGGGGAAACGCACTGCTCCCTCAGCCGTGAATTGGCAGGAAGTCGATGTTTATGTCGCCACCGCCCACGGCCTTTATCAGTATGAGCCCAAGCAGCATATTTTGCAGCCAATCCTGGCGGAGGATATTCGCGAGAAAACCGGAAGTCAGCCTTTCGTTAAAGAAGTTCCGGTCAATCTCATCTATGTGGCCGATTATGCGAAAATTACGCGCGCTTCGGACAGTTCCAAGGATTTCTATTCGGCCGCCGACGCCGCCTTTATCAGCGAGAATGTCTATTTGTTCTGTGCTTCCGAGGGGTTGGCGACCGTTGTTCGCGGTTCGGTGGACCGTACCTCACTGGCGGAAATCATGAAACTCCGGCCCGAGCAGAAAGTCATTCTGGCGCAGTCGGTCGGATATCCGAAAAAGTAGTCCTACCAATTATATAGCCCGGCATCCGCCGGGCTATAAATCAATGTCATTTTATAAGAAGCATCTTTCGAGAGGTTTGAAAATTATCGCCTTTTAATACATAGAAGTATATTCCAGAAGCCGCCTGTCTTCCACTTTGCAGTTTTCCATCCCATTTTATCGAATGCTTCCCACGGGGAAAGGAAATTCTATCTATTAGCGATTTAACCTTGCGACCCGAGCTGTCAAATATATCAATGGATATGCTCTCTCTATCTGAGAGCTCAAATTTAATTGTAGTAGCCGGATTAAAGGGATTGGGATAATTTTGTTGCAGGCAGCTTCTGACGGTTTCATTTATTTCCGCAGATTCATTGACATCGACCACTATATCACTTCCTCCCGCAGCAACAAAAACATCCCCAGGCTCACCATATGCGAAATTCTGACAGGCAAAAAGAATATCATCATAACCGTCTCCATTAAAATCGCCTGCCGAGGCGACACGCCAGCCTATTAGATCCAGAAACAGCGGAGGTAAGTCATTACGAGAAATCTGCCCGTCTCTCTTGGAATCGAATCCTGGTCCTCCCAGATAAACGATAACTCTTCCATTATAGGAGTCGCTTCCGCCGATGATTAAATCATCATAATTGTCGCCATTTATGTCTCCAGCGCGCGCCATATTGCTGCACTTCCCGTCAAGAACATAATCGAATATCGTATCAGCATCTTGGCCACAGAGATATATCAGCGGGACGCCGGCATCCATAATTCCCAAGTCTTCCAAGCCGTCACCATTGATATCGCCGACATCAAACGCCCCGTTGGGAAAGCCTGCCGGCCACAAAGAATCCAATTCTATCGGACGACCAAGGCGAACATCCGGAGTTAATCCGAAATTCGGGCCAAGAAATACCCCCACAAAACCAATAGTATCTAAGTACGGCTCAAATGCCAGGAATATATCTTTCCATCCATCCCCATTGAAGTCAATAAATCCAGCCCACCGAATTATATGCGAAAAGTGATTAACTGAGTAGGTCCAATCAGGATTGCCATTAGATGCAAAAGGATTCAAGTAATAGAATACCTCAGGACCCTGCGAGGGGTCTTCGCCAGTAACTAACAGATCTGCAATACTGTCGCCATCAACATAATCGGCTACAAAACTATAACCATAGCTTGAGAGCCCAGGTGGGGCCATAATCGAGTCTGACGGTTGAGCCATTAATGAATCCGCCAAACGCGGATATAAATATATGATGCCGCCGCCATAAGTTAAAAGCCCCGTCGTGCTATCCGATGAATATTGCAGTAGCCGTGCGACTCTAATATGACCTCTAAGCGAATAACCGGGCACCGTGTCAGGGGGATTCCCGCCCAAAAATATATATGTAACCTGAGGAGAAAATGAAGTAACAGCAATATCATTATAGGAGTCATTATTAATGTCTCCCACCCCCAGTAGGTAAGCTCCAAGTCGTGAGGTGGTGTCTGCACCGTGATAATGAAAAATAATATGAGAGGAATCAAGCGCTACATGGTCCGCTTTAGCCGTACTGGATAGCAACGTGAGAGTGACGATTACCGGCTCAATGGCGTTAAGCACTCTAAGGAAATGCACAACTCTCAAAATACCACCTTTCGAAATTAACCTAATCTAAATATGAATCATTTTGGCCAAATTTCAAGCAAAAACACTAATTGGTAGTATAGAGCGAATGGGGAAGAAATGAGAATTTGATAAATAGATAATAAAAAAAGGGGATTGGATATTTCCAATCCCCTTGTCGCTTTCGGCCTGTCAGGATTAACTGAGGCCGTTAGCTGGTTCCTGTCTAGAACCGTCTCCCGCCGCCGCTGTATCCGCCGCCGCGGTTGCCGCCGCCGCCGCCACCGAATCCGCGACCACGACCACCGCCGCCGCCGCCGCCGAATCCGCCGCGACTTCCGCCGCCGCCTTCGGTCCGAGCACGAGCTTCATTGACATTCAGCGTCTTGCCATTGAGTTCCTTGCCGTTCAGGCCGGTGATGGCCGCCATGGCTTCTTCCTTGGAATTCATTTCCACAAAGCCGAAGCCTCTCGGCTCGCCGCTGAATTTGTCTTTGATAATGTTGACGGTTGAAACCTGGCCGAAGCTTTCAAAAGCCTGGCGAAGATCTTCCTCAGCGACATCGCTGGACAGGTTGCCTACGTAGATATTCATTCTACACTCCAAATATGTTTATCTTCTGATGATCCTTCTCAAGGCGATCTTTGACATAAGATAAACGGTTCCTTGCGCAATATTGCGCTTGGTCTCCAGACTTGAATTTTTGACAAGAGATTGATTTAATGATACAAACCTTGAGAAAAATTAATAAAGGAGATCCTTTAACATACTTCAATCTATCGACATAATTTTCTATGTCAACAGTTATTTAAACAATTTCTGATTGCCGAATGTTCAAGATATCTTTGACGAAAGGACTTTTCTTATTGTAAGTCATTCAACCTTATCGCCTTATATGCAAATCAAGGCATGAACGGGTAAAGCCTCTTGCCGTGTTACAGAGCAGGCCGGGCTATAATTTTTCCGCACGAAAATTCGCCGTGCCGCCGAAATCGCCAAAAGTGACCTTAATAGTCCAGGCGCCGGCCGTTCCGACAACGCTGGTTTCGGTACCGCTTGGTTTCAAGTTACTTGAGTATACTTCGTTACCGTTTGCATCTAATAACATAACTGCAGCCGTACCCCTGGTGAGCGCCGTGGCATGATTAATAGTGGCGCGGGTTCCGGTGTTATTCCAGGTGTAAGTCAGGGTAGTTGTAACATTGGCCGCATGGGTAATCTGAAACTGGAAGGAATCGGTTTTGTTCATGATTTCCGGCTGAAAAGCTTTGATCGGATTATTATCGCATCCGGCCGCGATGAGCACCAGCAATAAGATTGCCGGCAAACTAAGCTTGTCTACTAGAGTTTTCATATCCAAGTCTCCTCGATAAGTCTGTCCGTGATGACCTAAACATCGTGCCTTGTCCGGCGCTATTTGATACGTTCTTCTGTCGCGAAAGCGCGGTAATTCTGGAAATTTCTGTCCAATAACCGTTGAATTGCTGTTTTGGGCTGCCTGTCAGACGAGAACGCATGGCGACATAATCTGGAAAGTGACCCCTGCCGCCGTGAAAGGCGATCTCCCGCCGCCTCGGGCTGCCTTTCTGCATGGCTTTTCGCTTGACAAATGGGTATCATTCCGAAATAATACGGCAGCCGTTTCGAACGGCCGCTGTAGAATATGCAGCAAAGAAGCAGGAATAATAGTCAATTAGAAATAGAAAGGAATTAACGATGA
This region of Candidatus Zixiibacteriota bacterium genomic DNA includes:
- a CDS encoding SagB/ThcOx family dehydrogenase, with the translated sequence MVRIIMILLPILLLGVAVVAQDLKPIELPKPDTTGGKPLMQVLKNRHSSREFSADTLSLPVLSNLLWAACGINRPEEGKRTAPSAVNWQEVDVYVATAHGLYQYEPKQHILQPILAEDIREKTGSQPFVKEVPVNLIYVADYAKITRASDSSKDFYSAADAAFISENVYLFCASEGLATVVRGSVDRTSLAEIMKLRPEQKVILAQSVGYPKK
- a CDS encoding T9SS type A sorting domain-containing protein; the protein is MHFLRVLNAIEPVIVTLTLLSSTAKADHVALDSSHIIFHYHGADTTSRLGAYLLGVGDINNDSYNDIAVTSFSPQVTYIFLGGNPPDTVPGYSLRGHIRVARLLQYSSDSTTGLLTYGGGIIYLYPRLADSLMAQPSDSIMAPPGLSSYGYSFVADYVDGDSIADLLVTGEDPSQGPEVFYYLNPFASNGNPDWTYSVNHFSHIIRWAGFIDFNGDGWKDIFLAFEPYLDTIGFVGVFLGPNFGLTPDVRLGRPIELDSLWPAGFPNGAFDVGDINGDGLEDLGIMDAGVPLIYLCGQDADTIFDYVLDGKCSNMARAGDINGDNYDDLIIGGSDSYNGRVIVYLGGPGFDSKRDGQISRNDLPPLFLDLIGWRVASAGDFNGDGYDDILFACQNFAYGEPGDVFVAAGGSDIVVDVNESAEINETVRSCLQQNYPNPFNPATTIKFELSDRESISIDIFDSSGRKVKSLIDRISFPRGKHSIKWDGKLQSGRQAASGIYFYVLKGDNFQTSRKMLLIK
- a CDS encoding RNA-binding protein, translated to MNIYVGNLSSDVAEEDLRQAFESFGQVSTVNIIKDKFSGEPRGFGFVEMNSKEEAMAAITGLNGKELNGKTLNVNEARARTEGGGGSRGGFGGGGGGGRGRGFGGGGGGNRGGGYSGGGRRF
- a CDS encoding oligopeptide:H+ symporter, with protein sequence MTAEENRHPRGFWFIFWGELAERASFYGMKTLLLLYMIQKLGYADADSASVVSLFTAFCYILPIVGGYIADHYLGKFKTIIYFAIPYILGHIILGTFTTEVGLYTALLLLAGGSGSIKPNISTLMGLMYQKAGKSHLMTQAFSWYYMAINIGAAITTFSLPFIRDHYGYGPAFMAPTILMIVSLGIFYIGKKHYPKEEIIHTPGQSITKLYFSFSGRINRVKFWLHIVLVLILAFAMVFLIFFMAARDQGVIVGYIIAIPAVLWPALALNVKRCHDRGRSGAYALLAFIPFVNIWYIFDIGFQRGTIGTNDYGPDPVSPETAERWRTEWPVIIRLSGLFLLIVFFWSIFDQSYSTWTLFARDYMILDISLFKWTWHIPPDAVQSLNPVLIVIMTPLFAWLWSRTDRDETHRLSSPRKMLIGFFLVILCMALMTVAGYFGVQSKVSIMWELGAYILITMAELCISVVGLQLAFEEAPERMKSMITGIWLCTVFLGDSLAAWFSRIYTGTTPGNYFGMMTIMIAVVTVLFYYVGRRFERKPENAGIVKA
- a CDS encoding tetratricopeptide repeat protein, with the translated sequence MVKGEYSRASGYFDRAISPDKDFKTSYLAGIAYVADRQYTKAITVLERITRECPLTNSNILWAIKAHYYLGLAYEGVGRKSDAAAQYQYVVDLWKDADPQIDCLKDARKRLLELKSY